Proteins encoded in a region of the Gammaproteobacteria bacterium genome:
- a CDS encoding ribose-phosphate pyrophosphokinase, whose amino-acid sequence MSNLMVFAGNANPALAHNIARHIGVPLGNASITNFSDGEISVELNENVRGKDVFIIQPTCAPANDSIMELMLTADALHRASANRITAVIPYFGYARQDRRVRSARVAISAKVVADMISTVGINRVLTVDLHAEQIQGFFSIPVDNVYGSPVLTDDIERQRYDNLLVVSPDIGGVVRARAVAKQLNVDLAIIDKRRPQANEAQVMHIIGDVKDRCCLIVDDIVDTAGTLCKAADALKEHGAAQVVAYCTHPVLSGAAIENIENSSMDSLVVTDTIPLSQAGVKCRKIRQLSMAKLLAESIRRVSNEESISAMFDNT is encoded by the coding sequence GTGAGTAATTTGATGGTGTTTGCCGGGAATGCCAATCCGGCGCTGGCACACAATATTGCCAGACACATTGGTGTCCCGCTGGGCAATGCCAGCATCACCAATTTCAGCGACGGCGAAATATCAGTTGAGCTCAATGAGAATGTGCGGGGCAAGGATGTATTCATCATCCAGCCTACCTGTGCACCTGCCAATGACAGCATCATGGAGTTGATGCTCACCGCCGACGCCCTGCACCGGGCTTCCGCCAACCGCATCACTGCGGTGATTCCCTACTTCGGCTACGCCAGGCAGGATCGCCGGGTTCGCTCGGCGCGGGTCGCCATCAGCGCGAAAGTGGTAGCAGACATGATCAGCACCGTGGGAATTAACCGTGTCTTGACGGTTGACCTGCATGCCGAGCAGATCCAGGGATTTTTCAGCATCCCGGTGGATAACGTGTACGGCTCCCCGGTATTGACCGATGATATTGAGCGACAGCGCTACGATAACCTGCTGGTCGTTTCGCCGGACATCGGCGGCGTGGTCCGGGCACGGGCTGTCGCCAAGCAACTGAATGTGGATCTGGCAATTATCGACAAACGTCGCCCCCAGGCCAACGAAGCGCAGGTGATGCACATTATCGGTGACGTGAAAGACCGCTGCTGCCTGATAGTGGACGACATCGTCGATACCGCCGGCACGCTCTGCAAGGCAGCCGATGCCCTGAAAGAGCACGGTGCCGCCCAGGTCGTCGCCTATTGCACTCATCCGGTACTGTCGGGTGCGGCCATTGAGAATATTGAAAATTCCAGCATGGATTCGCTGGTGGTTACTGACACCATTCCTCTCAGTCAGGCCGGTGTCAAATGCCGAAAGATCCGCCAGTTGAGCATGGCCAAATTACTGGCCGAATCGATTCGCCGGGTCAGCAACGAAGAATCTATCAGCGCGATGTTCGACAATACCTGA
- the lolB gene encoding lipoprotein insertase outer membrane protein LolB, whose protein sequence is MNSSVSVRTPAVLLMTGLILAACQSAPPLEETTAWQTRQQSLLALDHWQMQGRVNARYQDESHTPRIRWQQQDGHYTIRLWGALNAGATRIEGQPGYVTFEQGGEIRSASSPEALILEHLGYELPVSQLEYWIKGLPTPDEQHQLELGEFNEVVHLQQSGWTLHYEDYRLFGDYSLPRRIEMSRAENNISLTFVGLNWNFEGF, encoded by the coding sequence GTGAATAGCTCTGTTTCCGTCAGAACGCCGGCAGTGCTGCTGATGACCGGCCTGATATTGGCAGCCTGCCAGAGCGCGCCGCCGCTGGAGGAAACCACCGCCTGGCAGACCCGCCAGCAAAGCCTGCTGGCGCTGGATCATTGGCAGATGCAGGGGCGGGTCAATGCCCGTTACCAGGACGAATCCCATACCCCGAGAATCCGCTGGCAACAGCAGGACGGACACTACACGATCAGGCTGTGGGGTGCACTCAACGCCGGAGCGACCCGCATTGAGGGACAGCCTGGCTATGTCACCTTCGAACAGGGTGGGGAGATCCGCTCCGCCAGCAGTCCGGAAGCGCTCATTCTGGAACACCTGGGTTATGAGCTGCCCGTTTCCCAGTTAGAGTATTGGATCAAGGGGCTGCCGACTCCCGATGAGCAGCACCAGTTGGAGCTTGGCGAATTCAACGAAGTCGTTCACCTGCAGCAGTCCGGCTGGACTCTGCACTACGAGGACTATCGTCTGTTTGGCGACTACAGCCTGCCCCGCCGTATCGAAATGAGTCGCGCAGAAAACAATATCAGCCTGACTTTCGTGGGCCTCAACTGGAACTTCGAGGGCTTCTGA
- a CDS encoding tetratricopeptide repeat protein — MPKLKLPLHPARASLLAFALFLVGCASVNPGATPPETAATAPAVNATASEPEPEIEYGAFTEEQLYQTIVSELSGQQGDLEQASDNYYRLAFETRDIAIVRRASQFASVTGDINALVQLGLLWAELEPDNIDPHLMLSFQLLDAGRFEDAVNHMADVIDLGGEMDFATLSARSQRLPTSRRTRLIENLRQLHGLYPEQQSIQYTIVELLSQNQQPEEALVELQILRQNYGESPRALLTEARLLQGLEQADRALRVLRNGVREFPEEKPLRFNYARLLIQEEEFDDALEQFEIILEQDPEDYEVVYSAALLDMELEDYDQALARLADLVEADHRVSDSHFYMGYIHELQEQPEQAIPHYRAVEVGAANFVAAQQQATRFAMELGRFDEAHDWLVELSRGQPRLEIVFTNIEANLLMQLEETERAEAVLTDMLQRYPNDTDLLFTRVLLHDSRGDMESSERDLRRIIRLQPDDFRALNHLGYMLADRTARFQEALELLEQAIALAPDDPAVIDSLAWAQYKLGRYEDALQNLRRAFAAFPDHEVASHLGEVLWVMGREQEALQVWEDALEETPDSPIINEAMERLVQ; from the coding sequence ATGCCTAAATTAAAGTTGCCATTACACCCAGCCAGGGCCTCCCTGTTGGCCTTCGCCCTGTTCCTGGTCGGCTGTGCCAGTGTTAATCCAGGCGCCACGCCACCGGAAACTGCCGCCACTGCCCCGGCAGTCAACGCAACCGCATCCGAACCGGAACCCGAGATTGAGTATGGCGCCTTCACCGAGGAACAGCTGTATCAGACTATCGTCAGCGAACTGAGCGGCCAGCAGGGTGACCTGGAACAGGCCAGTGACAACTACTATCGGCTGGCCTTTGAAACCCGGGATATCGCTATAGTAAGGCGCGCCAGCCAGTTCGCCTCCGTCACCGGCGACATTAACGCCCTGGTCCAGCTTGGTCTGTTGTGGGCGGAGCTGGAACCTGACAATATCGACCCTCACCTGATGCTGAGCTTCCAGCTGCTGGACGCCGGGCGCTTTGAGGACGCGGTCAACCACATGGCCGACGTGATCGATCTCGGCGGTGAAATGGATTTCGCAACTCTGTCAGCACGCAGCCAGCGACTGCCCACCAGTCGCAGAACCCGCCTGATTGAAAACCTGCGGCAGTTACACGGACTGTATCCGGAACAGCAGTCCATTCAGTACACCATTGTGGAATTGTTGAGTCAGAATCAACAACCGGAAGAAGCGCTGGTGGAGTTACAGATCTTGCGCCAGAACTACGGCGAGAGTCCGCGCGCCCTGCTGACCGAGGCACGACTGCTGCAAGGCCTTGAACAGGCTGATCGGGCCCTGCGCGTGCTGCGCAACGGCGTGCGGGAATTTCCGGAGGAAAAACCCCTGCGCTTCAACTATGCCCGCCTGTTGATCCAGGAGGAAGAATTTGACGACGCGCTCGAACAATTCGAAATAATCCTGGAACAGGACCCAGAAGACTACGAAGTGGTTTATTCCGCCGCCCTGCTGGACATGGAACTGGAAGACTATGATCAGGCCCTGGCCCGCCTCGCCGACCTGGTCGAAGCTGATCACCGGGTAAGCGACAGCCATTTCTACATGGGCTATATCCATGAGCTGCAGGAACAGCCTGAACAGGCCATACCCCATTACCGGGCGGTGGAAGTCGGGGCTGCCAATTTCGTCGCCGCTCAGCAGCAGGCCACCCGCTTCGCCATGGAGCTGGGCCGTTTCGACGAAGCCCATGACTGGCTGGTGGAATTGTCCCGCGGCCAGCCGCGCCTGGAGATTGTGTTCACCAATATAGAGGCCAACCTGCTGATGCAGCTGGAGGAGACGGAGCGCGCCGAGGCCGTACTCACCGACATGCTGCAACGTTACCCTAACGATACCGACCTGCTGTTTACCCGGGTGCTGTTGCACGACAGCCGGGGCGACATGGAAAGCTCAGAACGGGATCTGCGACGCATCATTCGCCTGCAGCCTGACGATTTTCGGGCTCTAAACCACCTGGGCTACATGCTGGCCGACCGTACTGCGCGCTTTCAGGAGGCCCTGGAGCTGTTGGAACAGGCTATTGCTCTGGCCCCCGACGACCCGGCCGTGATCGACAGTCTGGCCTGGGCCCAATACAAACTGGGGCGGTACGAGGACGCGCTGCAAAACCTGCGGCGTGCCTTTGCCGCGTTTCCGGACCACGAGGTGGCTTCGCACCTGGGCGAGGTGCTGTGGGTGATGGGTCGCGAACAGGAAGCACTGCAGGTATGGGAAGATGCCCTGGAGGAAACCCCAGACAGCCCCATTATCAATGAAGCCATGGAACGCCTGGTCCAGTGA
- the ispE gene encoding 4-(cytidine 5'-diphospho)-2-C-methyl-D-erythritol kinase, which yields MSTSELICQAPAKLNLFLHITGQRADGYHNLQTVFQLIDLCDTLTFNTAGLPAGLLSLACDDPAVPLDDNLILQAAEKLRDSVSKPGLAAEISLRKRIPMGGGLGGGSSDAATTLLALNTLWQLGLSLEELMAIGLELGADVPVFILGRCAWASGVGEQLKPLDLPPRHYIVVWPGIAVSTGHIFSHQQLTRDSSAIKIADFLAGRSRNDCENVVRNLYPQVDEALNWLSQFGDARLTGTGSCVFAGFDSLDTAQKILVQVPDRMQGFLASGLNRSPALSRV from the coding sequence ATGAGCACCAGCGAGCTAATCTGCCAAGCACCCGCCAAACTGAACCTGTTTCTGCATATCACCGGGCAGCGGGCTGACGGCTACCATAACCTGCAGACGGTTTTTCAGCTGATCGACCTTTGCGATACCTTGACATTCAATACGGCAGGGCTGCCTGCCGGCCTGCTGTCGCTGGCTTGCGACGACCCGGCAGTGCCACTGGATGACAATCTGATTCTGCAGGCTGCAGAAAAACTGCGGGACAGTGTGTCAAAGCCCGGCCTGGCTGCGGAAATCAGCCTGCGCAAGCGTATTCCCATGGGAGGAGGCCTGGGGGGAGGCAGTTCCGACGCAGCGACCACCCTGCTGGCTCTGAATACGCTCTGGCAACTGGGTCTTAGCCTCGAGGAACTGATGGCGATCGGGCTCGAACTTGGCGCCGATGTGCCGGTATTTATCCTGGGCCGCTGCGCCTGGGCCAGCGGTGTCGGCGAACAACTGAAGCCTCTGGATCTGCCGCCGCGCCACTATATTGTTGTGTGGCCCGGCATAGCCGTGTCGACAGGCCACATATTTTCTCATCAACAATTGACACGGGACTCCTCAGCCATCAAAATTGCCGACTTTCTCGCGGGCAGGTCCCGAAATGACTGCGAAAACGTGGTCCGAAACCTGTATCCGCAGGTCGACGAAGCACTGAACTGGCTGAGCCAGTTTGGAGACGCCAGGCTGACTGGCACCGGCTCCTGCGTTTTTGCCGGTTTTGACAGCCTCGATACCGCGCAGAAAATTCTGGTCCAGGTACCGGACCGGATGCAGGGATTTCTGGCCAGCGGGCTGAACCGCTCGCCAGCACTCTCGAGGGTATGA